From the Microplitis mediator isolate UGA2020A chromosome 6, iyMicMedi2.1, whole genome shotgun sequence genome, one window contains:
- the LOC130669775 gene encoding 26S proteasome non-ATPase regulatory subunit 8 has protein sequence MKKMAALKEIVSRYQNLKTEWSKQPSNLSKCGELLNQLKVGLTHLMFLPTSNTPANQKELLIARDILEIGAQYSIATEDIPSFERYMSQLKCYYFDYKSALPESAYKYQLLGLNLLFLLSQNRVAEFHTELELLPVDHIQSNVYIRHPLSLEQCLMEGSYNKIFLAKGNVPAASYNFFIDILLNTVRDEIGACMESAYDKISLKDATRMLNLNSEKETMAFGSKKGWKVTSDGCFNFSTSHEKKFEEPIPSAELVTLAIDYARELEMIV, from the exons atgaaaaaaatggcaGCGTTAAAAGAAATTGTTTCTCGTtaccaaaatttgaaaactgaaTGGTCTAAACAACCAAGTAATTTAAGCAAATGCGGTGAATTACTTAATCAATTaaag GTTGGGCTGACGcatttaatgtttttgccGACTTCAAATACTCCAGCGAATCAAAAGGAATTACTTATAGCTc gtGACATATTGGAAATTGGAGCGCAATACAGTATAGCAACTGAGGACATACCGTCATTTGAACGTTACATGTCCCAATTAAAATGCTACTACTTTGATTACAAATCAGCTTTACCTGAATCAGCATACAAATATCAATTACTAGgattaaatttactatttttattgtcgCAAAATAGAGTAGCGGAATTTCATACAGAGTTGGAGTTACTTCCGGTTGATCACATTCAATCAAATGTTTACATTCGTCACCCATTGAGTTTGGAACAATGTTTGATGGAGGGGTCatacaacaaaatatttctcGCAAAAGGAAACGTACCAGCGGCTTCGTACAACTTCTTCATTGACATCCTGCTCAATACAGTGCGCGATGAAATAGGCGCGTGCATGGAAAGCGCGTACGACAAAATTTCGCTCAAGGATGCCACGAGGatgttgaatttaaattcagaaAAGGAAACGATGGCATTCGGAAGTAAAAAAGGCTGGAAGGTAACTTCTGATGGATGCTTCAACTTCAGTACTTCACATGAAAAGAAATTCGAAGAGCCAATTCCAAGTGCCGAATTAGTCACACTTGCTATTGATTACGCCAGAGAACTTGAAATGATTGtctga
- the LOC130669776 gene encoding probable 39S ribosomal protein L49, mitochondrial, which translates to MAALKYFARSIINLNINLNSCNKNIKLLPLTVTQATKRWASFKTSPLYDENTKYTDYEVTTDPEEWKWVEHYLPPSRIPEAPKNVSEPFPSGWKAPREDAKKLPYFIARTRNHMIPVYLERTQRGMRRVTKISRITGDLIQLEADLREYLENIVGKNMGTQIIEPTGTIKFRGDVVSRIKEWMEAKGF; encoded by the exons ATGGCGGCCCTTAAATATTTCGCACGttctattattaatttaaacataaatttaaacagttgcaataaaaatattaaattgttgCCACTTACTGTTACTCAG gCAACAAAACGGTGGGCGAGTTTTAAAACGTCACCACTTTATGatgaaaatacaaaatatactGACTATGAAGTAACTACTGATCCAGAAGAATGGAAATGGGTTGAACACTACCTGCCTCCGTCAAGGATACCAGAAGCTCCGAAAAATGTTAGCGAACCATTTCCATCTGGATGGAAAGCACCACGAG AAGACGCAAAAAAACTCCCTTATTTTATTGCCAGGACAAGGAACCACATGATTCCGGTGTATTTGGAACGAACGCAACGTGGGATGAGAAGAGTTACCAAAATATCGCGTATTACTGGAGATTTAATTCAACTGGAGGCTGATTTACGGGAATACCTTGAGAATATTGTGGGTAAAAATATGGGCACGCAAATAATTGAACCAACTGGGACGATTAAATTCCGGGGTGACGTTGTATCGCGGATTAAAGAGTGGATGGAAGCCAaaggattttaa
- the LOC130669759 gene encoding mitogen-activated protein kinase kinase kinase 9-like isoform X1: MPPAGLSAKGLCALMDNGQPDARHRSERYLYAENGSSQPNTPSTAASSPRYQNSTRDNNYSTSYGYSYGRTSSNNMSDSSVSDTHSGGTARTVSQQTSPSHATLSSSHSRQDNSATLFTALFDYHATCEDELSLQRGETVEVLSKDSKISGDEGWWTGKIRGQVGIFPANFVAEAECIDRVSSVIDKVHPVEIDFNELQLEEVIGVGGFGKVYRGFWQKHEVAVKAARQDPDEEISVIKENVLQEAKLFWLLEHENIVQLEGVCLKEPNMCLVMEYARGGSLNRVLSGRKIRPDVLVDWAIQIARGMDYLHNKAPISLIHRDLKSSNVLLSEPIENDDLQYKTLKITDFGLAREVYKTTRMSAAGTYAWMAPEVIKQSTFSKASDVWSYGVVLWELLTGEVPYKGIDALAVAYGVAVNKLTLPIPSTCPQPWRYLMEICWTSDSHGRPGFMEILDLLDEVRSAFAATPHESFHTMQEDWRLEIEEVLHGLRMKEKACRSLEEELRCREEELTKAQVQQKQQEENLRQREQELAAREIDLLERELTVMIIQQQSTPTPNKRKGKFKKSRLKLNKKEPGSNISAPSDFRHTITVQHTALDRGKNRNPSRPNSPPGSPSIPRLRAIALPADGVKGKTWGPSTLHQRERGAIITQPPNPASPGGKRWSRSAPDLEKTPLRTALLASAQRSPLLQEIGNPTTRKLYSSANNLIDDQERSNAATDYEIMRIMTNDDDLTISSSSCGGGGGQSSFVTMAGFKGQNVIRNNNNNTPTQMDTYETACDDMRDVPSSIASHQIPRTAVLGLGGLAYNYSEKSSSPSLSVSSTSTLIPSDSPSTSFSSSTSAVKSPAFIITGGRQFEAASSTDHSLNSTNFVHNVASSLVGTAKRVRNKKRDRSKSKEFKRRDSSESRLNSLAEFFRSPTSSRKSSLALDKKNSQAITSSTVKFSSADCSGGGGIESSPENSITKSVRHKSRSSKSPLRVFNKMRAWGSRDALDSKSSPVVKVEYNVHDNAVSIPKLESTELLINSYSNNDNNNINNSSNINNIKIKNNDTPKFLTANSRKGIDFEQFEVDLSNLDSENSNSDSSRSKNSFKFLDELKPNGPRLSLDSTPTTEKNKSFSNLEVTLSSNIDKHNDRLQHKDAGKSRSIEYLFDSSHQPTSSSSSNSNDNLNSNSSTLLEEIKKISRSHRSSESSCD; the protein is encoded by the exons ATGCCGCCAGCCGGGCTTTCGGCAAAAGGTTTGTGTGCATTGATGGACAACGGACAACCTGATGCTCGTCATCGGAGCGAGCGCTACTTGTATGCAGAGAATGGCTCGTCTCAGCCCAACACACCAAGTACTGCTGCATCTTCACCGAGGTACCAAAACTCAACGAGAGATAACAACTATTCCACTAG CTACGGGTATTCGTACGGACGCACGTCAAGTAACAACATGTCTGATAGCAGCGTGTCGGATACACACAGCGGTGGTACTGCCAGGACAGTTTCTCAGCAAACAAGTCCATCTCACGCGACTCTCTCATCGTCTCACTCGCGACAGGACAACAGCGCGACATTGTTCACAGCATTGTTTGATTATCATGCAACGTGCGAAGACGAATTATCTCTGCAACGTGGGGAAACAGTTGAAGTACTGTCTAAAGACTCGAAAATATCCGGGGACGAGGGCTGGTGGACGGGTAAAATACGAGGACAAGTGGGAATTTTCCCCGCGAATTTCGTCGCTGAGGCTGAGTGCATTGACAGGGTGTCGTCGGTGATTGATAAAGTTCATCCTGTTGAGATTGATTTTAATGAATTGCAACTGGAGGAAGTTATTGGAGTTGGTGGTTTTGGTAAAGTGTATAg gGGCTTTTGGCAGAAACATGAAGTTGCAGTAAAAGCAGCACGACAAGATCCAGATGAAGAGATAAGTGTGATAAAAGAAAATGTTCTTCAGGAAGCTAAACTATTTTGGTTGCTAGAGCATGAAAATATCGTTCAATTGGAAGGTGTTTGTTTGAAGGAACCAAATATGTGTTTGGTTATGGAATATGCACGAGGTGGTAGTTTGAACAGGGTACTCAGTGGTCGTAAAATACGGCCTGATGTACTTGTTGACTGGGCTATACAAATTGCCAGAGGAATGGACTACCTTCATAACAAAGCACCCATTAGTCTTATCCACAGAGATCTTAAGAGTTCtaatg TGTTGCTGAGCGAGCCAATTGAAAATGACGATCTCCAGTATAAGACATTAAAGATAACGGATTTTGGATTAGCGCGAGAAGTTTACAAAACGACACGAATGTCTGCTGCGGGAACGTACGCGTGGATGGCTCCGGAAGTTATTAAGCAGAGTACTTTTAGTAAAGCCAGTGATGTTtggag ctACGGTGTAGttttatgggaacttttgACTGGTGAAGTTCCTTATAAAGGTATCGACGCATTGGCTGTAGCTTACGGAGTCGCTGTCAATAAGTTAACTCTACCTATTCCTTCGACGTGTCCACAACCTTGGAGATATCTCATGGAAA ttTGTTGGACGTCTGATAGTCACGGACGCCCGGGTTTCATGGAAATCCTTGACTTACTGGATGAAGTAAGAAGTGCATTTGCAGCAACACCTCACGAGTCGTTTCATACAATGCAAGAAGACTGGAGACTTGAAATAGAAGAGGTTCTTCATGGGTTGCGCATGAAGGAAAAG GCATGTCGTTCTCTTGAAGAA gaATTGCGCTGCAGAGAAGAAGAACTGACGAAAGCTCAAGTGCAGCAGAAACAACAAGAAGAAAACCTTCGGCAGCGTGAACAAGAGTTAGCAGCACGTGAAATAGATCTGTTGGAACGTGAGCTCACTGTGATGATTATTCAACAACAGAGTACTCCTACGCCtaataaaagaaaaggaaAATTCAAGAAATCTAGATTAAAACTCAACAAGAAAGAACCGGGTAGTAATATCAGTGCACCTTCAG aCTTCCGACACACAATAACTGTTCAGCATACAGCTCTCGATCGtggaaaaaatcgaaatcCATCGAGACCAAATAGTCCCCCGGGTTCACCGAGTATTCCACGACTTAGAGCGATAGCTT TACCGGCCGACGGAGTTAAGGGTAAAACGTGGGGTCCGTCAACACTACATCAACGCGAACGTGGTGCAATAATCACTCAGCCACCAAATCCTGCATCACCAGGCGGCAAACGTTGGTCGCGATCTGCTCCAGATCTTGAAAAGACTCCACTTCGTACCGCACTACTGGCAAGTGCCCAACGATCACCGTTGCTACAAGAAATAGGTAACCCAACCACCAGAAAGTTGTACTCGTCAGCAAATAATTTGATCGACGATCAGGAACGTTCAAATGCCGCGACAGACTACGAGATAATGAGGATCATGACAAATGATGATGATTTAACAATTTCATCGTCCTCgtgtggtggtggtggtggacAGTCTAGTTTTGTCACAATGGCCGGGTTTAAAGGGCAAAAcgttattagaaataataataataatactccAACGCAGATGGATACGTATGAAACGGCATGCGACGATATGAGAGATGTCCCTTCCTCGATTGCTTCTCATCAAATACCTCGTACGGCAGTCTTAGGACTAGGGGGATTAGCTTACAATTATTCTGAAAAATCTTCATCCCCGTCGTTATCAGTATCCTCGACGTCTACTTTGATCCCTTCAGATTCACCGTCTACTTCTTTTTCATCGTCAACGTCTGCTGTTAAATCTCCAGCTTTTATTATCACTGGCGGCAGACAGTTTGAAGCCGCCTCTTCAACAGATCActcattaaattcaacaaattttgtaCATAACGTCGCGTCGAGTCTTGTTGGTACCGCTAAGCGcgtgagaaataaaaaacgtgACCGTAGTAAATCTAAAGAATTCAAACGTCGTGATAGCTCGGAATCTAGATTAAATTCATTAGCTGAATTTTTCAGATCACCCACGAGTTCACGTAAAAGTTCACTTGCCTTAGATAAGAAAAATTCACAGGCAATTACTTCAAGTACTGTTAAATTTAGTAGTGCCGATTGTAGTGGCGGTGGCGGCATTGAATCTAGTCCGGAGAATTCAATAACCAAATCTGTTCGTCACAAATCACGAAGCTCGAAATCGCCGCTGagagtttttaataaaatgcgTGCTTGGGGTAGTCGTGATGCATTAGACAGTAAATCATCACCGGTCGTTAAAGTTGAATACAATGTTCATGATAATGCTGTGTCTATTCCTAAATTAGAAAGtactgaattattaattaatagttatagtaataatgataataataatattaataatagtagtaatattaataatattaagattaaaaataatgataccccaaaatttttaaccgCGAATTCCCGCAAAGGCATTGATTTCGAACAGTTTGAAGTTGATCTGTCAAATCTTGATTCCGAAAATTCGAATTCTGACAGTTCGAgatcaaaaaattcatttaaatttcttgatgAATTGAAACCAAATGGACCTAGATTATCATTAGACAGTACGCcgacaacagaaaaaaataaatcatttagtAATTTAGAGGTAACGTTATCATCAAATATCGATAAACACAATGATCGATTGCAACATAAAGATGCCGGTAAATCTCGTAGTATTGAATATCTATTTGATTCATCACATCAACCGACGTCTTCGTCCTCTTCAAAttcaaatgataatttaaattcaaacagTTCAACACTTTtggaagaaattaaaaaaatttcacgctCGCATCGAAGCTCCGAGAGCAGTTGCGATTAA
- the LOC130669759 gene encoding mitogen-activated protein kinase kinase kinase 9-like isoform X2, producing MPPAGLSAKGLCALMDNGQPDARHRSERYLYAENGSSQPNTPSTAASSPRYQNSTRDNNYSTSYGYSYGRTSSNNMSDSSVSDTHSGGTARTVSQQTSPSHATLSSSHSRQDNSATLFTALFDYHATCEDELSLQRGETVEVLSKDSKISGDEGWWTGKIRGQVGIFPANFVAEAECIDRVSSVIDKVHPVEIDFNELQLEEVIGVGGFGKVYRGFWQKHEVAVKAARQDPDEEISVIKENVLQEAKLFWLLEHENIVQLEGVCLKEPNMCLVMEYARGGSLNRVLSGRKIRPDVLVDWAIQIARGMDYLHNKAPISLIHRDLKSSNVLLSEPIENDDLQYKTLKITDFGLAREVYKTTRMSAAGTYAWMAPEVIKQSTFSKASDVWSYGVVLWELLTGEVPYKGIDALAVAYGVAVNKLTLPIPSTCPQPWRYLMEICWTSDSHGRPGFMEILDLLDEVRSAFAATPHESFHTMQEDWRLEIEEVLHGLRMKEKELRCREEELTKAQVQQKQQEENLRQREQELAAREIDLLERELTVMIIQQQSTPTPNKRKGKFKKSRLKLNKKEPGSNISAPSDFRHTITVQHTALDRGKNRNPSRPNSPPGSPSIPRLRAIALPADGVKGKTWGPSTLHQRERGAIITQPPNPASPGGKRWSRSAPDLEKTPLRTALLASAQRSPLLQEIGNPTTRKLYSSANNLIDDQERSNAATDYEIMRIMTNDDDLTISSSSCGGGGGQSSFVTMAGFKGQNVIRNNNNNTPTQMDTYETACDDMRDVPSSIASHQIPRTAVLGLGGLAYNYSEKSSSPSLSVSSTSTLIPSDSPSTSFSSSTSAVKSPAFIITGGRQFEAASSTDHSLNSTNFVHNVASSLVGTAKRVRNKKRDRSKSKEFKRRDSSESRLNSLAEFFRSPTSSRKSSLALDKKNSQAITSSTVKFSSADCSGGGGIESSPENSITKSVRHKSRSSKSPLRVFNKMRAWGSRDALDSKSSPVVKVEYNVHDNAVSIPKLESTELLINSYSNNDNNNINNSSNINNIKIKNNDTPKFLTANSRKGIDFEQFEVDLSNLDSENSNSDSSRSKNSFKFLDELKPNGPRLSLDSTPTTEKNKSFSNLEVTLSSNIDKHNDRLQHKDAGKSRSIEYLFDSSHQPTSSSSSNSNDNLNSNSSTLLEEIKKISRSHRSSESSCD from the exons ATGCCGCCAGCCGGGCTTTCGGCAAAAGGTTTGTGTGCATTGATGGACAACGGACAACCTGATGCTCGTCATCGGAGCGAGCGCTACTTGTATGCAGAGAATGGCTCGTCTCAGCCCAACACACCAAGTACTGCTGCATCTTCACCGAGGTACCAAAACTCAACGAGAGATAACAACTATTCCACTAG CTACGGGTATTCGTACGGACGCACGTCAAGTAACAACATGTCTGATAGCAGCGTGTCGGATACACACAGCGGTGGTACTGCCAGGACAGTTTCTCAGCAAACAAGTCCATCTCACGCGACTCTCTCATCGTCTCACTCGCGACAGGACAACAGCGCGACATTGTTCACAGCATTGTTTGATTATCATGCAACGTGCGAAGACGAATTATCTCTGCAACGTGGGGAAACAGTTGAAGTACTGTCTAAAGACTCGAAAATATCCGGGGACGAGGGCTGGTGGACGGGTAAAATACGAGGACAAGTGGGAATTTTCCCCGCGAATTTCGTCGCTGAGGCTGAGTGCATTGACAGGGTGTCGTCGGTGATTGATAAAGTTCATCCTGTTGAGATTGATTTTAATGAATTGCAACTGGAGGAAGTTATTGGAGTTGGTGGTTTTGGTAAAGTGTATAg gGGCTTTTGGCAGAAACATGAAGTTGCAGTAAAAGCAGCACGACAAGATCCAGATGAAGAGATAAGTGTGATAAAAGAAAATGTTCTTCAGGAAGCTAAACTATTTTGGTTGCTAGAGCATGAAAATATCGTTCAATTGGAAGGTGTTTGTTTGAAGGAACCAAATATGTGTTTGGTTATGGAATATGCACGAGGTGGTAGTTTGAACAGGGTACTCAGTGGTCGTAAAATACGGCCTGATGTACTTGTTGACTGGGCTATACAAATTGCCAGAGGAATGGACTACCTTCATAACAAAGCACCCATTAGTCTTATCCACAGAGATCTTAAGAGTTCtaatg TGTTGCTGAGCGAGCCAATTGAAAATGACGATCTCCAGTATAAGACATTAAAGATAACGGATTTTGGATTAGCGCGAGAAGTTTACAAAACGACACGAATGTCTGCTGCGGGAACGTACGCGTGGATGGCTCCGGAAGTTATTAAGCAGAGTACTTTTAGTAAAGCCAGTGATGTTtggag ctACGGTGTAGttttatgggaacttttgACTGGTGAAGTTCCTTATAAAGGTATCGACGCATTGGCTGTAGCTTACGGAGTCGCTGTCAATAAGTTAACTCTACCTATTCCTTCGACGTGTCCACAACCTTGGAGATATCTCATGGAAA ttTGTTGGACGTCTGATAGTCACGGACGCCCGGGTTTCATGGAAATCCTTGACTTACTGGATGAAGTAAGAAGTGCATTTGCAGCAACACCTCACGAGTCGTTTCATACAATGCAAGAAGACTGGAGACTTGAAATAGAAGAGGTTCTTCATGGGTTGCGCATGAAGGAAAAG gaATTGCGCTGCAGAGAAGAAGAACTGACGAAAGCTCAAGTGCAGCAGAAACAACAAGAAGAAAACCTTCGGCAGCGTGAACAAGAGTTAGCAGCACGTGAAATAGATCTGTTGGAACGTGAGCTCACTGTGATGATTATTCAACAACAGAGTACTCCTACGCCtaataaaagaaaaggaaAATTCAAGAAATCTAGATTAAAACTCAACAAGAAAGAACCGGGTAGTAATATCAGTGCACCTTCAG aCTTCCGACACACAATAACTGTTCAGCATACAGCTCTCGATCGtggaaaaaatcgaaatcCATCGAGACCAAATAGTCCCCCGGGTTCACCGAGTATTCCACGACTTAGAGCGATAGCTT TACCGGCCGACGGAGTTAAGGGTAAAACGTGGGGTCCGTCAACACTACATCAACGCGAACGTGGTGCAATAATCACTCAGCCACCAAATCCTGCATCACCAGGCGGCAAACGTTGGTCGCGATCTGCTCCAGATCTTGAAAAGACTCCACTTCGTACCGCACTACTGGCAAGTGCCCAACGATCACCGTTGCTACAAGAAATAGGTAACCCAACCACCAGAAAGTTGTACTCGTCAGCAAATAATTTGATCGACGATCAGGAACGTTCAAATGCCGCGACAGACTACGAGATAATGAGGATCATGACAAATGATGATGATTTAACAATTTCATCGTCCTCgtgtggtggtggtggtggacAGTCTAGTTTTGTCACAATGGCCGGGTTTAAAGGGCAAAAcgttattagaaataataataataatactccAACGCAGATGGATACGTATGAAACGGCATGCGACGATATGAGAGATGTCCCTTCCTCGATTGCTTCTCATCAAATACCTCGTACGGCAGTCTTAGGACTAGGGGGATTAGCTTACAATTATTCTGAAAAATCTTCATCCCCGTCGTTATCAGTATCCTCGACGTCTACTTTGATCCCTTCAGATTCACCGTCTACTTCTTTTTCATCGTCAACGTCTGCTGTTAAATCTCCAGCTTTTATTATCACTGGCGGCAGACAGTTTGAAGCCGCCTCTTCAACAGATCActcattaaattcaacaaattttgtaCATAACGTCGCGTCGAGTCTTGTTGGTACCGCTAAGCGcgtgagaaataaaaaacgtgACCGTAGTAAATCTAAAGAATTCAAACGTCGTGATAGCTCGGAATCTAGATTAAATTCATTAGCTGAATTTTTCAGATCACCCACGAGTTCACGTAAAAGTTCACTTGCCTTAGATAAGAAAAATTCACAGGCAATTACTTCAAGTACTGTTAAATTTAGTAGTGCCGATTGTAGTGGCGGTGGCGGCATTGAATCTAGTCCGGAGAATTCAATAACCAAATCTGTTCGTCACAAATCACGAAGCTCGAAATCGCCGCTGagagtttttaataaaatgcgTGCTTGGGGTAGTCGTGATGCATTAGACAGTAAATCATCACCGGTCGTTAAAGTTGAATACAATGTTCATGATAATGCTGTGTCTATTCCTAAATTAGAAAGtactgaattattaattaatagttatagtaataatgataataataatattaataatagtagtaatattaataatattaagattaaaaataatgataccccaaaatttttaaccgCGAATTCCCGCAAAGGCATTGATTTCGAACAGTTTGAAGTTGATCTGTCAAATCTTGATTCCGAAAATTCGAATTCTGACAGTTCGAgatcaaaaaattcatttaaatttcttgatgAATTGAAACCAAATGGACCTAGATTATCATTAGACAGTACGCcgacaacagaaaaaaataaatcatttagtAATTTAGAGGTAACGTTATCATCAAATATCGATAAACACAATGATCGATTGCAACATAAAGATGCCGGTAAATCTCGTAGTATTGAATATCTATTTGATTCATCACATCAACCGACGTCTTCGTCCTCTTCAAAttcaaatgataatttaaattcaaacagTTCAACACTTTtggaagaaattaaaaaaatttcacgctCGCATCGAAGCTCCGAGAGCAGTTGCGATTAA
- the LOC130669773 gene encoding elongation factor 1-gamma, which yields MASGTLYTYPENFRAFKALIAAQYSGAQIKVAENFVFGESNKSKEFLQKFPLGKVPAFESKDGVRLTESNAIAYYVANEQLRGKSDKEKAEVIQWLDFADSEILPSSCACVFPLLGIMPYNKQTVEHAKEDLARSLSALNTHLLSKTYLVGERITLADISVAMTMLHLYQYVFEPKARQPYQNVNRWFQTIVNQPQVIAVIGNFKLADKAIEYDPKKFAQALGGKAKKEKDPKEKKEQPKKEKEQKKKEEPAEEPDAADAALAAEPKSSNPFDAMPKGTFDMDDFKRCYSNEDEKVSVPYFWEKFDPEHYSIWFGEYKYNQELTKVFMSCNLISGMFQRLDKMRKAAFGSFCLFGSDNDSSISGIFVWRGHDLAFPLSPDWQVDYESYNWTKLDPSDPKTKETVNNYFFWTGTDKEGRKFNQGKIFK from the exons ATGGCGTCTGGT ACACTATACACTTATCCTGAAAATTTTCGGGCTTTCAAAGCTCTGATCGCAGCTCAATATTCCGGGGCTCAGATCAAGGTTGCCGAGAATTTTGTATTCGGTGAAAGCAATAAGTCCAAAGAATTTCTACAGAAGTTCCCTCTTGGCAag gtACCAGCTTTTGAATCCAAGGATGGAGTCCGTCTTACAGAGAGCAATGCTATTGCTTACTATg tgGCTAATGAACAGTTGAGAGGCAAGTCTGACAAAGAGAAAGCTGAAGTTATTCAATGGCTCGATTTTGCTGACTCGGAAATTCTTCCTTCCAGCTGTGCCTGTGTGTTCCCACTTCTTGGAATTATGCCGTACAACAAAcag acggTCGAACATGCAAAAGAAGATTTAGCTAGATCTTTGTCTGCTCTTAATACTCATTTGTTGTCAAAGACTTACTTGGTGGGTGAACGCATTACTCTTGCTGACATCAGTGTGGCAATGACAATGTTACATCTGTATCAATACGTTTTTGAACCTAAGGCTCGCCAGCCTTATCAAAATGTTAACAGATGGTTCCAAACCATTGTTAACCAACCACAAGTTATCGCTGTCAttggtaattttaaattagctGACAAAGCTATTGAGTATGACCCCAAGAAATTTGCCCAGGCTTTAGGAGGAAAG gcaAAGAAGGAGAAGGATCCGAAAGAAAAGAAAGAGCAGCCTAAAAAAGAGAAGGAACAAAAGAAGAAAGAAGAACCAGCTGAGGAACCTGACGCGGCTGACGCAGCTCTTGCAGCTGAACCCAAGTCATCAAATCCCTTCGACGCAATGCCCAAGGGTACCTTTGATATGGATGACTTCAAACGATGCTACTCCAACGAAGACGAGAAAGTTTCCGTACCCTACTTCTGGGAAAAATTCGACCCAGAGCACTACAGCATCTGGTTCGGAGAGTACAAGTACAATCAAGAATTAACTAAAGTCTTCATGTCTTGTAATCTCATCTCTGGTATGTTCCAACGTCTTGATAAAATGCGCAAAGCTGCTTTCGGTAGTTTTTGTCTCTTTGGATCTGACAACGACAGTTCAATCAGCGGAATCTTTGTATGGCGTGGCCACGATCTTGCATTCCcg ttGAGTCCTGATTGGCAAGTAGACTACGAGTCATACAACTGGACAAAGCTCGACCCAAGTGACCCTAAAACCAAGGAGACTGTCAACAACTACTTCTTCTGGACTGGTACCGACAAAGAAGGACGTAAATTCAAtcaaggaaaaattttcaaataa